The following are encoded in a window of Strigops habroptila isolate Jane chromosome 9, bStrHab1.2.pri, whole genome shotgun sequence genomic DNA:
- the NEXMIF gene encoding neurite extension and migration factor, protein MDDQQEQDCVSEDQETILINGVKENEPHALDGDERPCTTADAAVTFSALTTAQKENHVCHRALPPLTSKKPCLLSPPSPLRLTDVPEHASDDSSAHAISLTSCVTKGMSSWSLPGDCEKAPFTMMEPGGMSALTGDCLMQPSRTCLGCFIESKDGIDAEPGISLKVGDINRDYDTCSVSDIGIHCMSTGETMRYGDQLLSDQLLSFPMHKSRAADKRDAEKSDSDSEDPTQKNYYEGLLLDKCNGEEPLLTNPNQEWGYFESFISESKIELLDLCSKNELSVNLFSEEDVDNYMFDDDDSTLGSDVCSLKIRYESFQDNVREKTTTLQEDAQFNFFPSVFGNCTKRDSRSTLKRGPSGATDPSQFKSEEGIIWGEEEEDGEEEDGEEEEKAALNKSCNSTEMVQYVGSKRSHFLDSVNSTEDSGEFSDDSTCTESSYDVLRDIKDCSRYLSRDHSGSFIQQNYGLRAKRKVRYSDDYLYDVDSIENEKILDKKEWLPDGPKEEDDDEWCPKKRRKVSRKEPPVIIKYIIINRFKGEKHMLVKLSKVDANETTVTLNEELLSKYKKLAPLKGFWQERQQSRLDLLRSSLYHKQNFYLNGSDASFLPHPRKRKCKLANRHRIQRIKAIEQSVNKLGSCSSDHKQPCSSKEDAGLKGLPTLAIATPSCANGLHVHDIPGIAAVKCKPQEREHKGTERKVLRRIKFKSEARLKCKKIKAATSTAEGSPALENQDSAARLKDENIPSASDSSHLPECHEDKVAKNSPFLPSTSSSDKPLPSANITTNVPLIPGGYLQTLLDASDLSSNTGISYFTQHPSEQQQQQHPLPSIVPAEKPFPALQPAQSCVLSPPSESELQQSPGHLEIEQSSFGSMWPASKAAGSNHQDFPGDMQEAGGLPSEFGSGGSATGADGLPASGYTQVTLNNGKLLYQKNYMPDNQQVQSDDSYQSCHFNNGEGRFHFQRGTLSTDDGRLISFDSVGSLSVSSSNYSSLSLKSCEKDGEDDINDDFLAHCSPKLVIQQSIDEISPLKESTDLLDISNFTPDRFRQSSLSEMSPPDTPNLSPQIAGSDAKPLGTLKGFQESPQAALNSSEKVKWNCGVLQSEDQADNGFALNNHQFQFHMFNDEDSVSLLEKSPCLSTFNEPSGQISTNSKVSKSKRKSSSSKNVGTNQSSSPKATRKKSPKTNKGTDKPPGKNSRQAPKSTRKGKNAVGVNGEKAPAVGSRVVNQLSNVATATKGLAESSQHCSPAGVKLGKHNGLSGEWALGKEGSTGWSETSLGNATSLLDDDQREFEEPSNILSNIASGMADVQRFMMASIEPLWGPVSHNSVPDIFRSPESNSLKLKTLKILAGTSQESKKKANGGSPPAAKNHKSNNKGSSKNGKAATCDPGRPNCSTGFTTDIPTPFFDKNYSNLSTLGNNGPTHKKLYRHKSSSKSLRDENCKIKRTDREQPHKDPPVTAAFEKLR, encoded by the coding sequence AACCGCATGCCCTGGACGGTGATGAGAGGCCTTGCACCACTGCCGACGCCGCGGTCACGTTCTCAGCCTTGACGACAGCTCAGAAGGAAAACCACGTGTGCCACCGGGCGCTGCCTCCCCTGACGTCCAAGAAGCCCTGCTTGCTGAGCCCCCCGTCGCCGCTGCGGCTCACGGATGTACCCGAGCACGCCTCGGATGACTCCTCTGCCCACGCCATCTCCCTCACGTCCTGCGTGACGAAGGGCATGAGCTCCTGGTCGCTGCCGGGCGACTGCGAGAAGGCTCCTTTCACCATGATGGAGCCTGGAGGCATGTCAGCGTTGACGGGCGACTGCTTGATGCAGCCGAGCCGGACCTGTCTGGGCTGCTTTATTGAATCAAAGGACGGCATTGATGCAGAGCCGGGAATAAGCTTGAAAGTGGGGGATATAAATAGGGATTATGACACCTGTTCAGTCTCTGATATAGGGATTCACTGCATGAGCACAGGAGAAACCATGAGATATGGGGATCAACTGCTTTCAGACCAGCTTTTAAGCTTCCCTATGCATAAATCAAGGGCAGCGGACaaaagagatgcagaaaaatcTGACAGTGATTCAGAGGACCCCACTCAGAAAAATTATTACGAGGGATTACTATTAGACAAATGCAATGGTGAGGAACCTTTACTAACAAATCCCAACCAGGAATGGGGCTATTTTGAATCTTTCATTAGTGAAAGTAAAATTGAGCTGCTTGACCTCTGCTCCAAAAATGAGCTTTctgtaaatctgttttctgaggAAGATGTGGATAATTACATGTTCGATGATGACGATTCCACCTTGGGAAGCGATGTCTGCTCCCTAAAGATTAGATATGAATCTTTCCAGGACAACGTGCGGGAGAAGACCACCACCCTACAAGAGGACGCCCAGTTCAACTTCTTCCCCAGCGTGTTTGGGAACTGCACCAAAAGGGACAGCAGGAGCACCCTGAAAAGGGGGCCCAGCGGTGCCACTGACCCTTCTCAATTCAAATCTGAAGAAGGCATCAtctggggggaggaggaggaggatggtgaggaagaggatggcgaggaggaggagaaagctgCCTTAAATAAATCTTGCAACAGCACGGAGATGGTGCAGTACGTGGGCTCCAAGAGGAGCCACTTCTTGGACTCGGTGAATTCCACGGAAGACTCCGGGGAGTTCAGTGATGACAGCACTTGCACAGAGTCCTCCTACGATGTGCTGAGGGATATCAAGGACTGCAGCCGGTACCTGTCCCGGGACCACTCCGGCTCTTTCATTCAGCAGAACTATGGGTTGCGGGCGAAGAGGAAAGTGCGATACAGCGACGACTACCTGTACGATGTGGACTCCATCGAGAATGAGAAGATCCTGGACAAGAAAGAGTGGCTCCCGGATGGGCCCAAGGAAGAGGATGATGACGAGTGGTGCCCCAAGAAACGGCGAAAAGTCTCTCGCAAGGAGCCCCCCGTTATCATCAAGTACATCATCATTAACAGGTTTAAAGGGGAGAAGCATATGCTGGTGAAGCTCAGCAAAGTGGATGCCAACGAGACAACTGTTACCCTAAACGAGGAGCTGCTCAGCAAATACAAGAAGCTGGCCCCACTGAAGGGCTTCTGGCaagagaggcagcagagccGGCTGGATTTGCTCAGATCGTCTCTCTACCACAAGCAGAATTTCTATCTTAACGGCTCAGATGCTTCATTCCTCCCTCACCCACGGAAGCGAAAATGCAAGCTAGCAAACAGGCACCGGATTCAAAGAATTAAAGCCATCGAGCAGTCAGTGAACAAGCTGGGCTCTTGCTCCTCTGATCACAAGCAGCCTTGCAGCAGTAAAGAGGACGCAGGCCTGAAAGGGCTGCCGACGTTGGCCATCGCTACCCCCAGCTGTGCCAATGGATTGCACGTGCATGACATCCCGGGCATCGCTGCCGTGAAATGCAAACCCCAGGAACGGGAGCACAAGGGGACAGAGAGGAAAGTGCTCCGCAGAATCAAATTCAAAAGTGAAGCCAGGCTGAAGTGCAAGAAGATCAAAGCTGCTACCAGCACGGCGGAGGGTTCCCCGGCGCTGGAAAACCAGGACTCTGCAGCGCGTCTGAAGGACGAAAACATACCCTCTGCTTCAGACAGCTCCCATCTCCCGGAGTGCCACGAGGATAAGGTTGCTAAAAATTCTCCTTTCCTACCATCCACCTCCTCTTCAGATAAGCCTCTGCCATCTGCTAATATCACCACCAATGTACCCCTGATCCCCGGAGGGTATCTGCAGACGTTGTTAGATGCTTCTGATTTGTCGAGCAACACCGGTATCTCATACTTCACCCAGCATCCCTccgagcagcagcagcagcagcatccactCCCCAGCATCGTCCCAGCAGAAAAGCCCTTCCCGGCTCTGCAGCCGGCACAGAGCTGTGTGCTCTCCCCACCCTCCGAGTCGGAGCTGCAGCAGTCTCCTGGCCACTTGGAGATAGAGCAGAGCAGCTTCGGTAGCATGTGGCcagccagcaaagctgctggCAGCAACCACCAGGACTTCCCCGGAGACATGCAGGAGGCGGGCGGCCTGCCGAGCGAGTTTGGCAGCGGCGGCAGTGCCACGGGTGCCGACGGCCTCCCTGCCTCTGGATACACTCAAGTCACTCTGAACAACGGCAAATTGCTTTACCAAAAAAATTACATGCCGGATAACCAACAAGTGCAGTCTGATGATTCCTATCAGTCATGTCATTTTAATAATGGAGAGGGGCGCTTTCATTTCCAGCGAGGTACACTAAGTACAGATGATGGCAGGCTCATTAGTTTTGATTCAGTGGGTTCATTGTCAGTTAGTTCTAGCAATTATAGTTCTTTAAGTTTAAAGTCTTGCGAAAAGGACGGCGAGGATGATATTAATGATGATTTCTTGGCCCACTGCAGTCCCAAGCTAGTGATCCAGCAAAGCATAGATGAAATCAGCCCGTTGAAGGAGTCCACGGACCTTTTAGACATTTCCAACTTCACGCCTGATAGGTTCCGCCAGTCGTCGCTTTCGGAGATGTCCCCTCCGGACACCCCCAACCTGTCCCCGCAGATAGCTGGCTCCGACGCCAAGCCTCTGGGCACCCTGAAGGGCTTTCAAGAGAGCCCCCAGGCTGCCCTCAACAGCTCCGAGAAGGTCAAGTGGAACTGTGGGGTCCTGCAGAGCGAGGATCAGGCAGATAATGGGTTTGCTTTAAATAATCACCAGTTCCAGTTCCATATGTTCAATGATGAAGATTCTGTCAGCCTTCTCGAAAAGAGTCCATGCTTGTCAACATTTAATGAGCCATCTGGTCAAATTAGCACCAATAGCAAAGTGTCAAAATCGAAGAGGAAAAGTTCATCCAGCAAGAATGTGGGTACAAACCAAAGCTCTTCCCCGAAAGCCACCCGGAAAAAAtcacccaaaaccaacaaaggaACCGATAAGCCGCCAGGGAAAAACTCCAGGCAAGCGCCCAAATCCaccaggaaagggaaaaatgcagTCGGAGTCAATGGTGAGAAGGCTCCGGCTGTTGGCAGCAGGGTGGTCAATCAGCTGAGCAACGTGGCCACCGCCACCAAGGGCCTTGCCGAGAGctctcagcactgcagcccaGCCGGGGTGAAACTGGGCAAGCACAACGGGCTGTCCGGAGAGTGGGCACTGGGAAAAGAGGGGAGCACGGGCTGGTCGGAAACCAGCTTGGGCAATGCCACCAGCCTCCTGGACGACGATCAGCGGGAATTTGAGGAACCTTCCAACATCCTGTCCAACATTGCGTCGGGAATGGCGGATGTCCAGAGGTTTATGATGGCCTCCATTGAGCCCTTGTGGGGGCCTGTTAGCCACAACAGCGTTCCAGACATATTCCGGTCACCGGAATCCAACAGCCTGAAACTGAAAACTCTTAAGATTTTGGCAGGGACATCCCAAGAGTCAAAGAAGAAGGCGAATGGTGGCTCGCCACCAGCAGCCAAGAACCACAAGTCAAACAACAAGGGCTCAAGCAAAAACGGCAAAGCCGCAACCTGCGATCCCGGTCGTCCCAACTGCTCAACCGGGTTCACCACGGACATTCCCACTCCCTTTTTTGATAAAAACTATAGTAACCTGAGCACTTTAGGCAATAACGGACCTACACATAAAAAACTCTATCGTCACAAATCCAGTTCGAAATCGCTGCGGGATGAGAACTGTAAAATCAAGCGAACGGACCGCGAACAGCCCCACAAGGACCCACCCGTGACAGCTGCTTTTGAGAAACTGAGGTAA